A portion of the Pseudoalteromonas luteoviolacea genome contains these proteins:
- a CDS encoding cupin domain-containing protein — protein sequence MLNMNFAERVIINTAKQPWLASPAKGVWRKPLEREDKESGHTTSIVKYEAGSAFKPHPHPFGEEIFVLEGVFSDEHGDYPAGTYLRNPPNSVHAPFSKHGCVIFVKLNQFDEQDLTTVRVNTHETPWQQGQGNLQVMSLHSFAQQHTALVKWPANERFIPHTHFGGEEILVLEGAFIDEQGQYPQGSWLRNPHLSQHTPFVEQPTVILVKVGHLAIN from the coding sequence ATGCTAAACATGAATTTTGCAGAGCGAGTAATTATTAACACAGCCAAGCAACCTTGGCTTGCTAGCCCCGCCAAAGGGGTTTGGCGTAAACCATTAGAACGCGAGGACAAAGAGTCTGGGCACACTACCAGTATTGTAAAATACGAGGCTGGTTCCGCCTTTAAGCCTCATCCACATCCGTTTGGTGAAGAGATATTTGTTCTTGAAGGGGTTTTCTCTGATGAACATGGTGACTATCCAGCAGGCACCTACTTACGAAATCCGCCAAATAGTGTGCATGCGCCATTTAGCAAACATGGCTGTGTGATTTTTGTAAAACTCAATCAGTTTGATGAGCAGGACCTAACAACCGTCAGAGTAAACACACATGAAACACCTTGGCAACAAGGGCAAGGTAATTTGCAGGTGATGTCACTGCATAGCTTCGCGCAGCAACATACGGCGTTAGTCAAATGGCCAGCCAATGAGCGATTTATCCCGCACACACATTTTGGTGGGGAGGAGATCCTAGTGCTTGAAGGCGCGTTTATTGATGAACAAGGTCAATATCCACAAGGCTCTTGGCTTCGAAACCCGCACTTAAGCCAACATACACCGTTTGTTGAGCAACCGACAGTTATATTGGTGAAGGTCGGGCACCTTGCCATCAACTGA
- a CDS encoding SDR family NAD(P)-dependent oxidoreductase, with amino-acid sequence MTFSNSGIALIIGGSSGMGYATAKQLLQAGVSVEIVANNQHKLDSAISALSEFGTVTGKQINLYDTQSVMTFAEEVASSSTHYRYLVNAAGYFSPTPFIEHSLADYDKYHDLNKATFLLTQGVVKNMQRFNGGNMVNVGSMWAKQAIKATPSSAYSMAKAGLHALTQHLAMELADNHIRVNAVAPAVVHTPIYGAFIPPAEIKQTLAAFNEFHPIGRIGEPDDVANSILFLLSDEASWVTGTIMDVDGGVMAGRN; translated from the coding sequence ATGACTTTTTCAAATTCAGGCATTGCCCTTATCATTGGTGGCTCAAGCGGTATGGGATACGCAACGGCTAAGCAACTTTTACAAGCAGGCGTCTCAGTCGAGATTGTCGCTAATAATCAACACAAGTTAGATTCTGCGATCAGTGCATTAAGTGAGTTTGGCACCGTCACTGGCAAACAAATCAATCTGTATGACACTCAGTCAGTGATGACGTTCGCAGAAGAAGTCGCGAGTTCTTCAACACACTATCGCTACCTTGTTAACGCAGCAGGTTATTTCTCACCCACGCCTTTTATTGAGCATTCACTTGCAGACTATGACAAATACCATGATTTAAATAAAGCCACCTTTTTACTCACGCAAGGCGTAGTTAAGAATATGCAACGTTTCAATGGGGGTAACATGGTCAATGTTGGTTCAATGTGGGCGAAACAAGCAATCAAAGCTACCCCCTCTAGTGCATATTCTATGGCTAAAGCTGGTCTCCACGCGCTTACCCAGCACCTCGCGATGGAATTAGCGGATAACCACATCCGCGTCAATGCCGTTGCACCGGCAGTCGTACACACCCCCATTTATGGCGCATTCATACCACCAGCAGAAATTAAGCAAACCTTAGCTGCATTTAATGAATTCCATCCCATAGGCCGTATTGGTGAACCAGATGATGTTGCCAACAGTATTTTATTTTTATTATCCGATGAAGCAAGTTGGGTGACTGGCACTATTATGGATGTCGATGGCGGTGTGATGGCAGGTAGAAACTAA
- a CDS encoding winged helix-turn-helix transcriptional regulator: MTSQEKKFSRKLAPQSSARMVETIYGCKWSLTVYQLLNAGVNRPGEMVRQVEGLSTKVLNQCLKRNVEFGILDKQVFNELPPRVEYLVTPFGEKFLAILEQLEALQIEIDSE, from the coding sequence ATGACATCACAAGAAAAAAAATTTTCAAGAAAGTTAGCGCCACAATCCAGCGCGCGCATGGTAGAAACCATTTATGGCTGTAAATGGTCTTTGACGGTATATCAGCTATTGAATGCAGGGGTAAACCGGCCCGGAGAAATGGTGCGTCAAGTTGAGGGCTTATCGACCAAGGTGCTCAACCAATGTTTAAAGCGTAATGTTGAATTTGGTATTTTAGATAAACAGGTTTTTAATGAGCTCCCCCCTCGAGTGGAATACCTAGTAACACCATTTGGAGAAAAGTTTTTGGCCATTTTAGAACAACTAGAAGCACTACAAATAGAAATTGATAGTGAGTAA
- a CDS encoding L-cystine transporter — protein sequence MSFIAMVSLAVFAAILIILFQTQKKGATLSRLVLIGLSLGSVFGLALQFFLGEGHQAITETLNWTNVVGSGYVALLKMIIMPLVLVSMVAAVVRLDKSGALGKISGITISVLVVTTMVAALIGIFITQLFGLSAEGLTEGARETSRIAVLESRSETVSDLSIPQMLLSFIPTNIFQDLAWERSTSIIAVVIFGILVGIAARKVMSEREELEAPIRTFVETLQAVVMRLVKMVISLTPYGVAALMAKVVATSSLADITNLLGFIVASYVAIFLMFVVHGVLVGLFGVSPKQFFQKIWPVLTFAFTSRSSAATIPLNVDTQINKLNVPPAIANLSASFGATIGQNGCAGIYPAMLAVMVAPSVGINPMDISFILSLVAIVAISSFGIAGVGGGATFAALIVLPAMGLPVTIAALLISIEPLIDMARTALNVSGSMTAGTITHRILGEKAQVQAPAESAAQSS from the coding sequence ATGTCCTTCATCGCCATGGTGAGCCTTGCTGTTTTTGCTGCAATTCTCATTATTTTATTTCAAACCCAGAAAAAAGGGGCAACACTTTCTCGCCTCGTTTTAATCGGCCTGTCATTAGGCAGCGTATTTGGTCTTGCCTTACAGTTTTTCCTGGGAGAGGGACATCAAGCCATAACTGAAACCCTAAATTGGACCAATGTAGTTGGCAGTGGTTATGTTGCACTGTTGAAAATGATCATTATGCCTTTGGTATTGGTGTCTATGGTGGCAGCGGTTGTACGATTAGATAAGTCGGGGGCTTTGGGCAAAATTAGTGGTATCACGATTTCAGTGCTGGTAGTGACGACCATGGTAGCAGCGCTGATCGGTATTTTTATTACTCAATTATTTGGGTTGAGTGCTGAAGGTTTGACAGAAGGCGCACGCGAAACATCTCGTATTGCCGTGCTGGAGTCTCGCAGTGAAACCGTCAGTGATTTGTCAATTCCACAAATGTTACTGAGCTTTATCCCAACCAATATCTTCCAAGACTTAGCGTGGGAGCGTTCAACTTCTATCATCGCGGTGGTGATTTTTGGTATTTTGGTAGGCATTGCAGCGCGTAAGGTGATGAGTGAACGTGAAGAGCTAGAAGCACCCATCCGCACATTTGTTGAAACCCTACAAGCGGTTGTGATGCGACTGGTGAAAATGGTGATTTCACTGACACCATATGGGGTTGCGGCGCTGATGGCAAAGGTAGTTGCCACATCAAGTTTGGCTGATATCACAAATTTATTAGGCTTTATTGTCGCATCTTATGTGGCTATTTTCTTAATGTTTGTGGTACATGGAGTGTTAGTGGGTCTATTTGGCGTCAGTCCAAAGCAGTTTTTCCAAAAAATCTGGCCTGTACTTACATTTGCGTTTACGTCTCGCAGTAGCGCAGCCACTATTCCACTGAATGTTGATACGCAAATCAACAAGCTGAATGTACCGCCTGCGATTGCAAACTTATCAGCGTCATTTGGTGCGACGATTGGTCAAAATGGGTGTGCAGGTATTTATCCTGCGATGCTGGCTGTGATGGTCGCACCGAGCGTCGGTATCAACCCGATGGATATTTCATTTATATTATCGCTCGTTGCCATTGTTGCTATCAGTTCATTTGGTATTGCAGGTGTGGGCGGTGGTGCAACATTTGCGGCATTGATTGTACTACCTGCCATGGGCTTACCAGTGACCATCGCTGCATTGCTTATTTCAATTGAGCCATTAATTGATATGGCACGTACGGCATTAAATGTATCTGGCTCGATGACAGCGGGTACTATTACGCACCGTATTTTAGGAGAAAAAGCTCAAGTGCAAGCGCCTGCTGAGTCTGCTGCTCAGTCTTCTTAA
- a CDS encoding acyltransferase family protein — MHPPSRFNFIDNLRCFALLLGIVFHAALAYSPYFHNIWLSADSSKAVIFDGLTHWLHLFRMPVFFVIAGFCSALIITKKGAATFIKQRLKRILLPFLVFLPLVIASFIHVLSWGADIATPLPPIYAAFNAMTEPQISTAHLWFLWILIQLCLLHWSVYHISGSLHKRLNCTVNMAIYPLILMACCFVTLLAQPTPFPAPDKLLPQLWALTFYGAFYLFGIILFHNPALFKRAHSAILPLSLTAILSLTAYLVYLPEAPTLQQVIAAAKQGAFTPSGIQHMQVVAIQAVAIVSWTTLILLLGYRFFNQKNNICRYLSDASYWVYLIHVPVLLYIQMPLINTALPAIVKLIISVVGTLSISLLTYHFAVKHTVIGRLLTGNHKNIKKQRDVHT; from the coding sequence ATGCATCCCCCATCTAGATTTAATTTTATTGATAATTTACGGTGTTTTGCACTACTGCTTGGCATCGTATTTCATGCCGCTTTGGCGTACAGCCCTTACTTTCATAACATTTGGCTCAGTGCAGACTCAAGCAAGGCTGTGATTTTTGATGGCCTGACACATTGGTTACACTTATTTCGAATGCCAGTCTTTTTTGTCATCGCTGGGTTTTGTAGCGCATTAATCATCACTAAAAAAGGCGCTGCGACATTTATTAAGCAAAGGCTAAAACGTATCTTGCTGCCATTTTTAGTATTTTTACCTCTGGTCATTGCATCGTTTATTCATGTACTGAGTTGGGGGGCTGACATAGCAACACCTTTACCACCTATTTATGCCGCTTTTAATGCCATGACTGAGCCTCAAATAAGCACTGCGCATTTGTGGTTTTTGTGGATTTTAATACAACTTTGCCTGTTGCACTGGAGTGTTTACCACATCTCAGGGTCACTACATAAGAGGCTAAATTGTACCGTTAATATGGCTATATATCCGCTCATTTTGATGGCGTGCTGCTTTGTGACATTGCTCGCCCAGCCTACCCCATTTCCGGCGCCCGATAAGCTTTTGCCACAACTTTGGGCATTAACTTTCTATGGTGCTTTTTATTTATTTGGCATTATTCTTTTCCACAATCCAGCTCTTTTCAAGCGCGCTCATAGCGCTATTTTACCCTTGTCGCTCACCGCAATTCTCTCATTGACTGCTTACTTAGTTTACCTGCCTGAGGCCCCCACTCTTCAACAGGTCATCGCAGCGGCCAAGCAAGGCGCATTTACCCCAAGCGGTATACAACATATGCAAGTCGTGGCGATTCAAGCAGTGGCCATAGTCAGCTGGACAACCCTAATTCTCTTGCTCGGCTACCGCTTTTTTAACCAGAAAAATAACATCTGTCGTTATTTATCCGACGCATCATATTGGGTGTATTTAATCCATGTTCCCGTGCTGCTATACATACAAATGCCATTGATAAATACAGCGTTACCAGCCATTGTAAAGCTCATTATCAGTGTAGTGGGTACCCTGAGCATCTCACTGCTAACCTACCACTTTGCAGTCAAGCACACCGTAATAGGTCGGTTATTGACTGGCAACCACAAAAACATAAAGAAACAACGTGACGTGCATACTTAA
- a CDS encoding sensor histidine kinase translates to MDIQIRHTTDWRFSTIASWLGVTCACAYFANSPIALMLQLPVSLSILLLLLYVLKHPNKHVFAVALGYLILILGLIPLTSTSLLFIHLVMFAAVFSPHFSFAKVMAAITLAMTVYGIEHFDRWQGDIPWVTFVVWLFFCSMNWFVSRRIIESLNMHYQSRQNYKELKAAQHMMGAMSAFQTRQHISRELHDSLGHKLTALSIHLDFVKRTAPESVAATVNTCHQLSQQALSEVRDIVSTQRSDKPLLKEALEGIFTLTPTLACSLDVEVKDASISQQHALCIVRFCQEMVSNTLKHTQAQQFHFKVQIVHQSDRQYVLAKAWHNQPESCIPKMGNGLSGLKERTEQLHGDFQQLLEGHRLVSMISLPLEQGDSH, encoded by the coding sequence ATGGATATTCAAATAAGACACACGACGGACTGGCGGTTTTCAACCATTGCCTCATGGTTGGGAGTGACGTGTGCCTGTGCCTATTTTGCCAACTCACCGATTGCCTTGATGTTGCAGTTACCAGTCAGTTTATCGATACTATTGCTGCTACTTTATGTGCTCAAACACCCCAATAAACACGTCTTTGCAGTTGCCCTTGGTTACTTGATTTTAATACTTGGACTGATCCCTCTTACCTCAACATCTTTGCTTTTTATTCATTTGGTGATGTTTGCAGCGGTGTTTAGCCCGCACTTTTCTTTTGCCAAGGTAATGGCAGCTATCACCTTGGCAATGACAGTATACGGTATTGAGCATTTTGACAGGTGGCAAGGGGATATTCCTTGGGTAACGTTTGTCGTTTGGTTGTTTTTTTGCAGTATGAATTGGTTTGTAAGCCGCCGTATTATTGAGAGTTTAAATATGCATTACCAATCGCGCCAAAACTATAAAGAGCTTAAGGCGGCGCAGCACATGATGGGGGCGATGTCAGCTTTCCAAACGCGGCAGCATATTTCTCGAGAGTTGCATGACTCGCTTGGTCACAAACTCACTGCTTTGAGTATTCATCTTGATTTTGTAAAACGCACAGCGCCAGAGAGCGTTGCCGCAACTGTGAATACTTGCCATCAATTAAGCCAACAAGCACTGTCTGAAGTACGGGATATTGTCTCTACACAGCGCAGTGATAAACCTTTATTAAAAGAGGCGCTAGAAGGCATATTTACATTGACGCCAACGCTGGCATGTAGTCTAGATGTTGAGGTAAAAGATGCGTCTATTTCACAGCAGCACGCCTTGTGTATCGTACGTTTTTGCCAAGAGATGGTCAGCAATACACTAAAGCATACTCAGGCTCAGCAGTTCCATTTTAAAGTTCAGATTGTTCATCAATCCGATAGGCAGTATGTGTTAGCAAAGGCTTGGCACAACCAGCCGGAGTCTTGCATTCCGAAAATGGGCAATGGGCTGTCGGGTCTAAAAGAGCGCACTGAGCAACTCCATGGTGATTTTCAACAGCTGCTGGAAGGTCATCGCTTAGTCAGCATGATATCACTCCCTCTAGAGCAAGGAGATAGCCATTGA
- a CDS encoding response regulator, with amino-acid sequence MISCLLVEDQTLVRLGLANLLNLSDAICVDGQAENGVDALSQLEQRDFDVVLLDMRMPELDGLGVLRALQNNIKKTPPILIITTFEDCEVLVNAMALGAKGYVLKNIELEELIDAIKRVVAGEKVLQPALTDYLLQKQIAPQLVLTTKELQVLKCLSLGMANKSIAEALSNSEGTIRNHVSNILAKLTVQGRTQAVLKAIELGLV; translated from the coding sequence TTGATTTCGTGTTTATTGGTTGAAGATCAGACTTTAGTAAGGCTTGGGCTGGCTAATTTACTTAATTTAAGTGATGCAATCTGTGTCGATGGCCAAGCTGAAAATGGCGTGGATGCGCTAAGTCAGCTCGAACAGCGAGATTTTGATGTGGTGTTATTGGACATGCGTATGCCTGAGTTAGATGGCTTAGGGGTCTTACGTGCGCTGCAAAACAACATAAAAAAGACACCACCAATACTGATTATTACTACCTTTGAAGATTGCGAAGTGCTGGTTAATGCTATGGCTTTAGGTGCGAAAGGGTATGTATTAAAAAACATTGAATTAGAAGAGTTAATTGATGCCATTAAGCGGGTGGTTGCAGGGGAGAAAGTGTTGCAACCCGCACTGACGGATTATTTGCTGCAAAAGCAGATAGCGCCACAACTGGTATTGACGACAAAAGAGTTACAGGTATTAAAGTGTCTATCTTTGGGTATGGCGAATAAATCCATTGCTGAAGCGTTAAGTAACTCTGAGGGGACAATACGTAATCATGTGTCAAATATACTCGCCAAACTTACAGTGCAAGGTCGCACTCAGGCGGTGCTTAAAGCAATAGAGTTGGGTTTAGTTTAA
- a CDS encoding alpha/beta fold hydrolase → MRFTNHLVATLTLACSFYNVADEQTPTLKLYDNEKQILFTANSGETTDAVEGHLWVPENRDNPNSRKIRVNYVRFPATGSKSGSPIVYLSGGPGGSGIGTAKWRRYPLFQALREFGDVIALDQRGTGKSEQAAPCVSTHKLALNKVISAEQVTQSYRAAARECFASWKSQGYDIYGYNSNQNALDIDDIRTHLNADKVTLWGISYGSHLALAAMKLFPQHIDKVIIASAEGLNQTVKLPAQTDLYFKKLQVVIDQQALKTDIPNLSALMKRVHAKLDETPKQITIQNRDGSMTKLLFQTHHLQTLAGKMIADPNHYLAILLHIYLGLDNDNTELLSAVLQRGMFNDEPITFKLMPLAMDIASGISAARLAQVKQQARTSLLAGQLNFPMPHLNMLDNQLDLGDEFRTEVQSSIPTLLFSGSLDGRTYPESQAQTVKGLSNLTHITVNHAGHNLYTSSPEVLVRMKTFLAGKTVSQDPINLPLPQLRMPER, encoded by the coding sequence ATGCGATTTACAAATCATTTAGTAGCCACTTTAACATTGGCGTGTAGCTTTTATAATGTTGCCGATGAGCAAACACCCACTCTGAAGCTTTATGACAACGAAAAACAAATTCTATTCACGGCAAACAGTGGTGAAACCACTGATGCTGTTGAAGGTCACTTATGGGTACCTGAAAATAGAGATAACCCGAATAGCCGAAAAATCAGAGTTAACTATGTACGCTTTCCTGCCACAGGCAGTAAATCAGGCTCACCGATTGTTTATCTGTCTGGAGGCCCCGGCGGCTCAGGTATCGGCACGGCCAAATGGCGACGCTACCCATTATTTCAAGCGCTCAGAGAATTTGGTGACGTCATCGCACTAGATCAAAGAGGCACAGGTAAGTCCGAGCAAGCGGCACCTTGTGTATCAACGCACAAACTCGCGTTAAATAAGGTCATCAGTGCCGAGCAAGTAACCCAAAGCTACCGAGCAGCGGCTCGCGAGTGCTTTGCCTCATGGAAATCACAAGGTTATGATATTTATGGATATAATTCTAACCAAAACGCTTTAGACATTGACGATATACGTACCCACTTAAACGCAGATAAGGTCACGTTATGGGGTATTTCATATGGCAGTCACTTAGCCCTAGCCGCTATGAAACTATTCCCCCAACACATTGATAAGGTGATCATTGCCAGTGCTGAAGGCCTCAATCAGACTGTTAAGCTTCCAGCACAAACAGACCTCTATTTTAAAAAGTTACAAGTAGTCATCGATCAACAAGCATTGAAAACAGACATACCAAACTTGTCTGCCCTGATGAAACGAGTACATGCAAAATTAGATGAAACGCCCAAGCAGATAACTATACAAAATAGAGATGGCTCCATGACAAAGCTGCTTTTCCAAACTCATCACTTGCAAACACTAGCCGGTAAAATGATTGCGGACCCTAATCACTACCTTGCAATACTGCTGCATATTTATCTCGGGTTAGATAATGACAACACTGAACTATTAAGCGCAGTGCTTCAGCGCGGTATGTTTAACGATGAGCCCATCACGTTTAAACTGATGCCACTGGCGATGGATATTGCATCTGGGATCTCTGCTGCGCGTTTAGCGCAAGTGAAGCAACAAGCACGGACTTCTCTGCTCGCAGGGCAATTGAACTTCCCTATGCCACACTTGAACATGCTAGATAACCAACTAGATTTAGGCGATGAATTTAGAACAGAAGTGCAATCCTCGATTCCAACATTGCTATTTTCTGGGAGTCTAGATGGTCGCACCTATCCAGAATCACAAGCCCAAACAGTAAAGGGCCTTAGTAATCTCACCCATATCACTGTCAATCATGCTGGACATAACTTGTATACCAGCTCACCTGAGGTGCTAGTTCGAATGAAAACATTTTTGGCTGGCAAAACAGTCAGTCAAGATCCAATCAATTTGCCACTGCCACAATTGCGTATGCCAGAACGCTAA
- a CDS encoding LytR/AlgR family response regulator transcription factor: MNSHFVFYFVATLFFSCFVSVAYGSQQLVPFDRSAEVTVCPYITSEPPDFLSPACKVTQLSKLDPQNQAIWVKLEFERTQRLTELSPPYGLFLFAKAASRVYLNGVLIGQNGQPAADKSEQMGKMDQVMYVPEEILVSQNKLVLALSAHHSLITLDYPVHYLGIGEYGDPKQYIQSFSRLGLILIGAFLLGALYFLTISFRHQGRRNFKLFSALCLLAALQLGTEMSRGLFNYDYLWQDIRLLLVVGLSFLFGVILLIYSSFKVAGSRAWHWIYIGGFLSLSAVLFAPGFDVKATAGIFIPLLFSLVQIALFWWQSRDTSLLNWFVVQCTVAITICLAAASFHEIIYFVIIALLLAFLFVRQAREYNLQQAQYFRDQSHIAKLELKLAQNQQSHSPTKLELSVAGKTDYVTMTDIAYCKAAGDYVELYMKNGTDKLYSGPLKQLESSLPSMFVKTHRSYLVNLNEVLTLHSANNQHALLLTVGETVPVSRRLVPSVRATLKESVN, from the coding sequence GTGAACAGTCATTTTGTATTTTATTTCGTGGCGACGTTGTTCTTCAGTTGTTTCGTGAGTGTTGCGTATGGTAGCCAGCAACTAGTGCCTTTTGATCGCAGTGCAGAAGTGACGGTTTGCCCATATATCACATCCGAACCACCGGACTTTTTAAGCCCTGCATGTAAAGTTACTCAGTTATCAAAGCTTGACCCGCAAAATCAAGCTATATGGGTAAAGTTAGAGTTTGAACGCACGCAGAGACTTACCGAGCTCTCGCCACCATACGGGTTATTTTTATTTGCGAAAGCGGCATCTCGTGTTTATCTCAATGGGGTTTTAATCGGACAAAATGGTCAGCCAGCCGCTGATAAGTCAGAGCAAATGGGAAAAATGGATCAGGTAATGTATGTACCTGAAGAAATATTAGTGTCGCAAAATAAGCTGGTATTGGCCTTGTCGGCTCACCATAGCCTAATCACACTTGATTACCCTGTTCATTATTTAGGAATTGGTGAATATGGAGACCCTAAGCAATATATTCAATCATTTAGTCGTCTTGGTCTGATCTTGATCGGGGCTTTTTTGCTCGGTGCTTTGTATTTTCTAACTATTAGCTTTAGGCATCAGGGAAGACGAAACTTTAAATTGTTCTCGGCGCTTTGCTTATTAGCGGCCCTACAACTGGGCACAGAGATGTCTCGTGGTTTATTTAATTACGATTATCTTTGGCAGGATATTCGGCTGCTCTTGGTCGTCGGGTTATCATTTTTGTTCGGTGTGATATTACTGATTTACAGCTCCTTTAAAGTGGCAGGAAGTCGCGCTTGGCACTGGATATATATTGGCGGATTCTTATCTCTGAGTGCGGTACTGTTTGCGCCAGGCTTTGATGTTAAGGCGACCGCTGGGATTTTTATTCCGCTGCTATTTAGTCTGGTGCAAATAGCCCTGTTTTGGTGGCAAAGTCGTGATACATCATTATTAAATTGGTTTGTGGTTCAGTGTACGGTTGCAATCACGATTTGCCTTGCGGCTGCGAGTTTTCATGAAATTATATACTTTGTAATTATTGCACTGTTGTTAGCTTTTTTATTTGTACGACAAGCAAGAGAGTATAATTTGCAGCAAGCGCAGTATTTTCGTGATCAGTCGCATATCGCTAAGCTCGAGTTGAAACTTGCACAAAATCAACAATCACATTCGCCAACGAAGCTTGAATTGTCTGTTGCAGGTAAAACAGACTATGTCACGATGACGGATATCGCTTATTGTAAAGCGGCGGGCGACTACGTCGAACTCTATATGAAAAATGGGACTGACAAACTCTATTCAGGGCCGTTAAAGCAGCTTGAATCGAGTTTGCCTTCCATGTTTGTTAAGACGCACCGCTCTTATCTGGTTAATTTGAACGAAGTGCTTACCTTGCACAGTGCAAATAACCAGCACGCTCTGTTGCTCACAGTCGGTGAAACGGTGCCTGTGAGCCGCCGCTTGGTACCAAGTGTGAGAGCGACGTTAAAGGAGTCGGTGAACTAG
- a CDS encoding glutaredoxin family protein, with amino-acid sequence MNTIKYLALFFLTLGIGWAAGTYGLQAVQSVFASQQIEKGDYAPYGVTAQTPVKLYTTQWCPFCKKAVQYLSQRNIKFINVDIEQDPEALKEFEALGGEVLPIILVSDGLIKGFNKAALEAQLKNNNLL; translated from the coding sequence ATGAATACAATAAAGTACCTCGCTCTATTTTTTCTCACTCTGGGTATCGGTTGGGCAGCTGGAACCTATGGACTGCAGGCTGTGCAAAGCGTGTTTGCAAGCCAACAAATAGAAAAAGGGGATTATGCCCCTTATGGTGTAACTGCACAGACACCAGTCAAGCTTTACACAACCCAATGGTGTCCTTTTTGTAAAAAAGCCGTTCAATATTTATCACAGCGTAATATCAAGTTTATCAACGTAGACATTGAGCAAGACCCTGAAGCCCTCAAAGAATTCGAGGCATTAGGAGGAGAAGTCCTACCTATTATTTTAGTCTCCGATGGCTTAATCAAAGGCTTTAATAAAGCGGCATTGGAAGCACAATTAAAAAACAATAACTTGCTTTAA